The proteins below come from a single Candidatus Bathyarchaeota archaeon genomic window:
- a CDS encoding AAA domain-containing protein, translating into MSDDYFDMGDSEEHVQPNGLPTLPASGIAEYIRFNCCPRFFKLKLDSKDKNNRWKNQFKPINPLLFTAGKALEEKKVAEIQTKAAHYIDFNKYDPHLHGWGTTQDSMDNLRYVIEQQVYASEGADDKPVLLYQVPMMGQIGVWTVKGISDLIAVWPIKDGKVKVRIFELKSSWKEQTAHRIQVAIYYLLLSKQLADLISKVELEGGVINKETDLENLTPEHLPKFKLGPLVQDVERLLSENGELNRLHKTSIDEVEYQLCWRCDNCGYNECCIIDAVERESISLLNLSRGEQNALKHYSITALEDLAKLKPVLQQTDLRPYEFKAIPAKDKQKVQELSTDPVVGTKLDWLIQRAQFMLGGIRSGSPNASKTRYMPWLTGTGYGSLPEDSPIPGSDTNLLSSPDGMIRVYLFVEWDYMLDVISLISARVDCTKLKGEAPSISKVISSLPESHQDCLDEEKKLLETFFIELTASINKVAAETGSPDEAPIHLYFFSRQERDQLMKAVCRQQSVMSAPAVRDLLGLRQAIDQPMFSILQDEVVHRKALRFHSYGLLPVLEQACYFGHENWMAKRQDGTTVNLRQIFNDGFFNYMLPFLRKPNGALSFPGKKLEHKDGFYPARAMFGDQLPIEYIWGAKNRLDMYQDKIEHKVLLEKHKWCDYPIRTRRITDEELGLMGEKICLALECIERSLTIRNRRLGKKPIPIPKISEFTLGDSTLERSCREFLDLEYFSKRQEMYQYYALLPYQRVASGRSLIFECTDVFESDREFKVYGKLVYAGLGLPKADCVANACRITGSEGSSSGDWMVATELQLNGQGQFEEVTKRGPSEVEKSARAIVQKVDVKTLEVVINLVTWPSGRGGKYSAWHNLPTSDPEKAKKGYLQLFEAGRYYILDALADDIVSDRAAKGLDYAANNVLYLLLSQYLAGKTGTSAHIALPRAGAEPFLKWVNSRLLKPKPEQARFIDRIFGAEQVVMLQGPPGTGKTETLQLAVLSHVAAHQARGRCRVLMVAPTHKAIAEFVAKLARCLKDYRDAGGADLKDLHIYRVLSSSSSLVEPLEGVTYVNYNEDKNAVKELTDCLMNQSTLNASPAEAYPMILCLTPPGLYGLMKKIGEQEPPWGEAFFDLLVVDEASMMRLPELILSGSFLTKGSQILVAGDHRQLPPIVSHNWEKEDRRTLEETASFLSAMDFLRLLRNEDLGLERIKCQNPADITAVRLCESHRCHSIVSEFLREWVYEKDGINFHSDQHQTLTVQEPKTEGLTVALSPENVFVLIVHDEAESFQSNLVEAQIVEALVRSVPEGTVGVVTPHNAQKGLLKNMFADAGVKARVDTVERYQGGEADFIIISSTVSDPDYVRSESDFLLNLNRINVAISRMKQKLVVVASRSIFEFMPQEAKDYDKAILWRGIAQTVGYTADKNPQWTGALSELLGKVACNAKVEVYVKAQ; encoded by the coding sequence TTGAGTGATGATTACTTTGACATGGGCGATTCTGAGGAACATGTGCAGCCAAACGGGTTGCCTACTCTTCCAGCTTCAGGAATCGCCGAGTACATCCGCTTCAACTGTTGCCCCAGATTCTTCAAACTAAAACTTGACAGCAAAGACAAAAACAACCGCTGGAAAAACCAGTTCAAACCCATCAACCCCCTACTTTTCACTGCAGGAAAAGCCCTTGAAGAGAAAAAAGTAGCTGAAATCCAAACCAAAGCTGCCCATTATATTGATTTTAACAAATACGACCCGCACCTTCATGGGTGGGGGACAACTCAGGATTCTATGGATAATCTGCGTTATGTTATTGAGCAGCAGGTCTATGCTAGTGAAGGCGCCGATGACAAACCCGTTTTGCTCTATCAGGTTCCTATGATGGGGCAGATTGGTGTTTGGACGGTTAAAGGCATCTCTGACCTGATTGCAGTTTGGCCCATTAAAGACGGTAAGGTCAAGGTTAGAATTTTTGAGTTAAAGTCTTCTTGGAAAGAGCAGACTGCACATCGCATCCAAGTCGCAATTTACTACTTGCTTCTTTCAAAACAGTTAGCTGACCTAATTTCAAAAGTTGAGCTTGAAGGCGGCGTTATCAACAAAGAAACCGACTTAGAAAACCTCACGCCTGAGCATTTGCCCAAATTCAAGCTTGGTCCTCTGGTTCAAGATGTTGAGCGACTACTATCTGAGAATGGCGAGTTAAATCGTCTCCACAAAACCTCCATAGACGAGGTTGAGTATCAGCTTTGCTGGCGATGCGACAACTGCGGCTACAACGAATGCTGCATAATCGACGCGGTTGAACGCGAAAGCATATCCCTACTTAATCTGAGCCGTGGTGAACAAAACGCTCTAAAACACTACAGCATCACCGCCCTTGAAGATTTAGCCAAGCTCAAGCCTGTGCTACAACAAACCGACCTGCGACCCTACGAGTTCAAAGCTATCCCTGCAAAAGATAAACAAAAAGTGCAAGAACTCTCAACTGACCCCGTGGTCGGCACAAAACTTGACTGGCTAATCCAACGTGCCCAGTTCATGCTTGGAGGAATCCGTTCTGGTAGCCCAAACGCGAGCAAAACCCGCTACATGCCATGGTTAACAGGCACAGGCTATGGCAGCCTCCCCGAGGACAGCCCAATTCCCGGCTCAGACACCAATCTGCTCTCCAGTCCAGATGGCATGATTCGTGTGTACCTTTTCGTGGAATGGGATTACATGCTTGACGTTATCTCTCTTATCAGCGCCCGCGTAGACTGCACAAAACTCAAAGGCGAAGCCCCAAGCATCTCCAAAGTCATCAGCAGCCTGCCCGAATCACATCAAGACTGCCTCGATGAAGAAAAGAAACTGCTTGAAACCTTCTTTATCGAATTAACCGCTTCAATAAACAAGGTTGCCGCTGAAACTGGCAGCCCAGACGAAGCCCCCATTCACTTGTACTTTTTCAGCCGCCAAGAACGCGACCAACTAATGAAGGCCGTATGCCGCCAACAATCTGTCATGAGCGCACCCGCCGTGCGCGACCTACTGGGTCTGCGGCAAGCCATTGACCAACCAATGTTCTCCATACTTCAAGACGAAGTCGTGCACCGCAAAGCTCTGCGCTTCCATAGTTACGGTTTGCTGCCTGTGCTTGAGCAAGCTTGCTATTTTGGGCATGAGAACTGGATGGCTAAACGTCAAGACGGCACAACGGTGAATCTGCGCCAGATTTTTAATGACGGATTTTTCAACTATATGCTTCCTTTCCTAAGAAAACCCAATGGTGCCCTAAGTTTTCCCGGCAAAAAACTGGAGCACAAAGACGGCTTCTACCCTGCCCGTGCAATGTTCGGTGACCAGTTACCTATCGAGTACATTTGGGGTGCCAAAAACCGCCTAGACATGTACCAGGACAAGATTGAGCATAAGGTTTTGCTGGAAAAACACAAATGGTGTGATTATCCCATTCGTACTCGGCGCATAACTGATGAAGAACTCGGTTTGATGGGGGAGAAAATCTGTTTAGCACTTGAATGCATCGAACGTTCGCTCACCATCCGTAACCGAAGGCTGGGCAAAAAACCAATTCCTATCCCAAAAATTTCCGAGTTCACTTTGGGTGACTCTACTTTAGAGCGTAGTTGCCGAGAATTTTTAGATTTAGAATATTTCTCTAAGCGTCAAGAAATGTACCAATACTACGCGTTGCTGCCTTATCAGCGGGTGGCGTCGGGTCGTTCCCTAATTTTTGAGTGCACAGACGTGTTTGAGTCTGACCGCGAGTTCAAGGTTTACGGTAAACTGGTTTATGCTGGTTTGGGTTTGCCTAAGGCGGATTGTGTTGCTAATGCTTGTCGCATCACGGGTTCGGAGGGTTCAAGCAGTGGAGACTGGATGGTTGCTACCGAGTTGCAGCTTAATGGGCAGGGACAGTTTGAGGAAGTTACCAAGCGTGGGCCCTCAGAAGTTGAGAAGTCTGCGCGGGCTATTGTGCAAAAAGTTGACGTTAAAACCCTTGAAGTCGTGATTAACTTGGTTACTTGGCCAAGCGGTAGAGGCGGCAAATACAGTGCCTGGCACAACCTGCCCACAAGTGACCCTGAGAAAGCCAAAAAAGGTTACCTGCAACTCTTCGAAGCAGGCAGATACTATATTTTGGATGCCTTAGCTGATGACATCGTTTCTGACCGCGCCGCCAAAGGTCTTGACTATGCTGCTAACAACGTTCTCTATTTGCTTCTATCTCAGTATCTTGCCGGGAAAACTGGAACATCAGCCCACATTGCCCTACCCCGAGCAGGTGCAGAACCCTTCTTGAAATGGGTAAACAGTCGCCTTTTAAAACCCAAACCCGAACAAGCCCGATTCATAGACCGCATTTTTGGAGCTGAACAGGTTGTTATGCTTCAAGGTCCCCCAGGCACAGGCAAAACCGAAACACTGCAACTTGCGGTGCTCTCGCATGTGGCTGCACATCAGGCAAGGGGACGATGCAGGGTGTTGATGGTTGCGCCTACGCATAAGGCAATTGCAGAGTTTGTGGCTAAACTGGCACGATGCCTCAAAGATTATCGTGATGCTGGCGGAGCGGACCTCAAAGATCTCCACATTTACCGTGTGCTCAGTAGTAGCTCGTCTTTGGTGGAGCCTCTTGAAGGCGTAACTTACGTTAACTATAACGAGGACAAAAACGCCGTCAAGGAACTCACGGATTGTCTCATGAATCAATCCACTCTTAACGCTAGTCCCGCCGAGGCTTACCCAATGATACTGTGTCTCACGCCGCCGGGTTTGTATGGTCTTATGAAGAAAATCGGGGAGCAGGAACCACCATGGGGTGAAGCATTCTTTGACTTGCTAGTCGTGGATGAAGCAAGTATGATGCGACTACCCGAACTCATCCTTTCGGGTTCCTTCCTTACCAAAGGCAGCCAAATTCTCGTTGCAGGAGACCACCGCCAGCTCCCCCCAATTGTTTCGCATAACTGGGAAAAAGAAGACCGCCGCACACTCGAAGAAACCGCCTCCTTCCTCTCCGCCATGGACTTCCTGCGTTTACTACGAAACGAGGACCTTGGCTTGGAACGCATCAAATGCCAAAACCCCGCCGACATCACTGCCGTGCGCCTATGTGAGAGTCATCGATGCCACAGCATAGTTTCTGAGTTTTTGCGGGAATGGGTGTATGAGAAAGACGGCATTAATTTCCATTCAGACCAGCACCAAACCTTAACGGTTCAAGAGCCTAAAACCGAAGGATTAACCGTAGCGCTCTCACCTGAGAACGTGTTTGTCCTAATTGTGCATGATGAAGCCGAAAGCTTCCAATCAAACCTTGTCGAAGCCCAAATCGTTGAAGCCCTTGTCCGCAGCGTTCCCGAAGGCACCGTGGGCGTAGTTACCCCACATAACGCACAGAAAGGCTTGCTAAAAAACATGTTTGCAGATGCAGGTGTAAAAGCAAGGGTGGATACAGTGGAACGTTACCAAGGCGGAGAAGCCGACTTCATAATTATCAGCTCAACTGTGAGTGACCCTGACTATGTCAGAAGCGAAAGCGACTTCCTCCTAAACCTTAACCGTATCAACGTGGCGATTAGTCGCATGAAACAAAAACTCGTCGTGGTTGCCAGCCGTAGCATTTTTGAGTTTATGCCTCAGGAAGCCAAAGATTATGATAAGGCGATTTTGTGGCGGGGTATCGCGCAAACAGTGGGTTATACTGCTGACAAAAATCCTCAATGGACGGGGGCTCTAAGCGAGTTACTTGGTAAAGTAGCTTGTAATGCTAAGGTAGAGGTTTACGTTAAGGCGCAATAA
- a CDS encoding M20/M25/M40 family metallo-hydrolase produces MSEQTVAVRFLTNLLGIYSPSGKEQDIANFLVNRMKRLGFEVGLDTIGNVIGVVGDGEPVILLCGHMDTVAGHMPLRIEEGKLYARGAVDAKGPLAAMIMGAIEASKEPSFKGKILVASVVEEEATSKGVRHLITQGIKADYAIFGEPSGVENITIGYKGQIQLKIIVKTETGHASTPWLFDNALDKAYELWGQIKSACSFPSIDPQETPFTSITVCLVKMEGGQGDSVIPFEAEMILDVRVPIQFTTTQVYDKMIKIIANYQTANPTVSIKPSVQDTVEPFEANKASPLVHMLSASVRKVLCKPATLLRKTGTGDMNLLGKAMNLPIVTYGPGDGHLDHTPDEHIKIQDYLDAIAIYKEMLLRLSELHNSKKARKK; encoded by the coding sequence ATGAGCGAGCAAACAGTAGCCGTACGGTTTCTAACTAACCTGCTGGGTATCTATAGCCCTTCAGGTAAAGAACAAGATATAGCTAACTTTCTAGTTAATCGAATGAAGCGTCTGGGTTTTGAAGTCGGCTTAGACACAATAGGTAACGTTATCGGTGTCGTCGGAGACGGCGAACCCGTAATTCTGCTATGTGGTCATATGGACACGGTTGCTGGACACATGCCCCTTCGCATCGAGGAAGGAAAACTCTATGCACGCGGTGCAGTCGATGCCAAAGGACCATTGGCTGCCATGATTATGGGTGCAATTGAGGCATCAAAAGAACCCAGCTTCAAAGGCAAAATTCTGGTCGCCAGCGTCGTGGAAGAGGAAGCAACAAGTAAAGGTGTTCGCCACCTAATCACACAGGGCATCAAGGCTGACTACGCCATTTTCGGTGAACCCAGCGGCGTAGAAAACATCACCATCGGCTACAAAGGACAAATCCAACTCAAAATCATAGTAAAAACCGAAACAGGACATGCTTCAACACCGTGGCTCTTTGATAACGCTTTGGATAAAGCCTATGAATTATGGGGTCAAATCAAATCTGCCTGCTCTTTCCCGTCCATTGACCCTCAGGAGACACCATTTACCTCAATCACCGTTTGTTTGGTTAAAATGGAGGGTGGTCAGGGTGACTCGGTGATTCCTTTTGAGGCAGAAATGATTCTTGACGTACGTGTACCTATACAGTTCACGACAACGCAAGTTTACGATAAAATGATAAAAATCATCGCCAACTACCAAACAGCAAACCCCACAGTCAGCATAAAACCCAGCGTTCAAGACACAGTAGAACCCTTTGAAGCTAACAAAGCCTCCCCGCTGGTACACATGTTGTCTGCGTCAGTGCGCAAGGTTCTATGTAAACCTGCTACGCTTCTGCGCAAAACAGGAACCGGTGACATGAACCTACTTGGAAAAGCCATGAACTTGCCAATCGTAACTTACGGACCAGGCGATGGGCATCTTGACCACACACCTGATGAGCACATAAAAATCCAAGACTACCTAGATGCCATCGCAATCTACAAAGAAATGTTGCTACGTCTCTCAGAGTTGCATAACAGCAAAAAAGCGCGTAAGAAATGA
- a CDS encoding aspartate aminotransferase family protein — protein MNDKEIMDIETRYLANVFSKKPVVFTKGKGALLWDINGRQYIDCGTSYGVALLGHCHPKVVEAVKAQVEQLITCHSCYYNDKRAEFIQKLISITPSGLDKAFLSNSGAESIECAIKVARKFTGKTELIGLMGAFHGKTMGAVSLTWDKKYREPFMPLVPDMKHVPADNIDKLREAITEKTAAVLMEPIRGEGGVRIPSDGYLQEVRELCNQKGVLLIFDEVQTSFGRTGKLFGCQNWNVTPDIMCLAKPFAGGLPIGITVAKEEIMASLRIGEHSTTFSGSPLVCAAGCAAIDALVQEKLVDRAAELGAYFKAGLEQLQAKHKIIKEVRGKGLMLGMELRYDVLGVILKALSKGVLVLDAGRTVVRLLPPLVISKEQIDCVLTVLDEVLGEEENERANSSRTVSN, from the coding sequence GTGAATGACAAAGAAATAATGGATATTGAAACTCGTTACTTAGCTAACGTGTTTAGCAAAAAACCAGTGGTATTCACAAAAGGCAAAGGTGCATTACTGTGGGATATTAACGGGCGACAATACATTGATTGTGGAACCAGCTACGGCGTTGCGCTACTGGGTCATTGTCACCCAAAAGTCGTAGAAGCTGTCAAGGCACAGGTTGAACAACTCATCACCTGTCACAGCTGCTACTACAATGACAAACGCGCCGAATTCATTCAAAAACTGATATCTATAACCCCAAGCGGCTTAGACAAGGCATTTTTGTCAAACAGCGGTGCCGAATCTATTGAATGCGCTATAAAGGTTGCACGTAAATTTACAGGAAAAACCGAACTCATCGGCTTAATGGGTGCATTTCACGGCAAAACAATGGGTGCAGTATCTTTAACTTGGGACAAGAAATACCGTGAACCCTTCATGCCTCTTGTTCCTGACATGAAACATGTCCCAGCAGACAACATCGACAAACTCCGAGAAGCAATCACCGAAAAAACCGCAGCAGTCCTCATGGAGCCCATCCGCGGTGAAGGCGGAGTTCGTATTCCCTCTGACGGGTATCTGCAGGAAGTGCGGGAACTTTGCAACCAAAAAGGTGTCTTACTAATCTTTGATGAGGTTCAAACCAGTTTTGGACGCACAGGTAAACTGTTTGGTTGCCAAAACTGGAATGTTACACCTGACATTATGTGCCTTGCAAAACCTTTTGCTGGCGGCTTACCCATCGGCATAACCGTAGCCAAAGAAGAAATAATGGCGTCTCTGCGGATAGGTGAACATTCAACCACTTTCAGTGGCAGTCCACTTGTTTGCGCTGCAGGATGCGCCGCGATAGATGCTCTTGTGCAGGAGAAATTGGTTGACCGCGCAGCAGAGTTGGGCGCTTACTTTAAGGCTGGCTTAGAACAGTTGCAGGCTAAACACAAAATAATCAAGGAAGTCCGCGGTAAAGGCTTGATGCTTGGCATGGAACTGCGCTATGACGTGCTTGGCGTTATCTTAAAGGCGTTATCTAAGGGTGTGTTGGTGTTGGATGCTGGCAGAACTGTTGTTCGACTGCTTCCGCCGCTGGTTATTTCCAAAGAACAGATTGATTGTGTATTAACAGTTTTAGATGAGGTACTTGGAGAAGAAGAAAATGAGCGAGCAAACAGTAGCCGTACGGTTTCTAACTAA
- a CDS encoding [LysW]-aminoadipate/[LysW]-glutamate kinase — protein sequence MLVIKMGGSILKEGASSDLVADLKEIAKTHHVVIVHGGGAEVTEIASKLGKEQKFIMSPEGFRSRYTDKETIGIYTMVMAGKMNKQIVLALQAQGIPAVGLSGLDAAILQAERKTRLIVVDERGRKKVIDGGYTGKITQVNTELLKLLLEKGYVPIVTPIALSQDFESLNVDGDRTAAIVAGALKADKLILLTDVEGLILKGERVPKIAATEVKEVLSKIGGGMSTKVHAGLEALNQGVGEVLVTSGTASAPISSVLNHQVGTVITSE from the coding sequence TTGCTTGTTATCAAAATGGGCGGAAGCATCCTCAAAGAAGGCGCATCAAGCGACCTCGTAGCCGACCTTAAAGAAATCGCCAAAACCCACCACGTCGTTATAGTCCACGGCGGCGGCGCAGAGGTCACCGAAATCGCCAGCAAACTGGGTAAAGAACAAAAATTCATCATGAGCCCCGAAGGATTCCGCAGCCGATACACTGACAAAGAAACCATCGGAATCTACACCATGGTTATGGCGGGCAAAATGAACAAACAAATCGTTCTTGCTCTGCAAGCCCAAGGCATACCAGCGGTTGGTTTAAGCGGACTTGACGCAGCAATTTTGCAGGCTGAACGCAAAACCCGCCTCATCGTCGTTGACGAACGCGGACGCAAAAAAGTCATTGATGGTGGTTACACAGGTAAAATTACTCAAGTTAACACGGAACTGCTCAAGTTGCTCTTGGAGAAAGGCTACGTGCCCATTGTCACACCGATTGCGCTTAGTCAGGATTTTGAGTCACTTAATGTGGATGGCGACCGAACCGCAGCCATCGTTGCAGGAGCCCTAAAGGCTGACAAGCTCATTCTGCTAACCGATGTTGAAGGCTTAATCCTCAAAGGCGAGCGTGTACCAAAAATTGCTGCAACCGAAGTCAAGGAAGTTCTATCCAAAATCGGCGGCGGCATGAGCACTAAGGTTCACGCGGGATTAGAAGCGCTTAATCAGGGTGTCGGTGAGGTTTTGGTAACTTCGGGCACGGCTTCTGCTCCTATATCTTCGGTTCTTAATCATCAAGTTGGTACAGTGATAACCAGTGAATGA
- the argC gene encoding N-acetyl-gamma-glutamyl-phosphate reductase — protein sequence MRIGIIGGSGYVGSELLRILLMHPQVEVTMVTSRQSAGEFIFNMHPNLRGLTQLKFVPQDMAELQKNCDLIFTATPHGGSVNLVPKLLEAGLKVIDMSADFRLKNPVDYETYYGWKHAHPEMLKDAAYGLPELHREEIKKANLVACAGCEATAAILGLAPIIKAGLVDKEKIVVDLKVGSSGGGSKPNVASHHPERENGARPYKVVGHRHIAEVEQELAPLGGPVKISFTPHAVNMVRGILATIHTFPTQPIASKDLWKALRGMYGTEPFIRLVKYIKGPYQLPDPKITTGTNFCDVGFEIDEHANRLIMFSAVDNMVKGAAGQGVQCLNLMMGIDETTGLKSTGFHPI from the coding sequence GTGAGAATTGGAATAATTGGTGGTTCAGGATACGTTGGCAGTGAACTGCTGCGCATATTGCTAATGCACCCTCAAGTAGAAGTGACTATGGTGACTTCACGTCAAAGCGCAGGCGAGTTCATCTTCAACATGCACCCTAACCTTCGCGGATTAACACAACTCAAATTTGTTCCTCAAGACATGGCGGAGTTGCAGAAAAACTGCGACTTAATCTTCACAGCCACCCCACATGGCGGCTCAGTAAACCTCGTCCCCAAACTCTTAGAAGCAGGACTAAAAGTCATCGACATGAGCGCCGACTTCCGCCTCAAAAACCCCGTTGACTACGAAACTTACTACGGCTGGAAACATGCTCACCCTGAAATGCTCAAAGACGCCGCCTACGGCTTACCCGAGCTACATCGGGAAGAAATCAAAAAAGCCAACCTTGTAGCCTGTGCGGGTTGCGAGGCAACAGCTGCAATCTTGGGATTAGCCCCAATAATTAAAGCTGGATTAGTTGACAAAGAAAAAATTGTGGTTGACCTCAAAGTGGGTTCCTCAGGTGGAGGCAGCAAACCCAACGTTGCCAGCCATCACCCCGAACGTGAAAACGGAGCACGCCCATACAAGGTCGTTGGGCACCGTCACATCGCCGAGGTCGAACAAGAACTTGCGCCTCTTGGTGGACCAGTAAAAATCTCATTCACACCCCACGCTGTAAACATGGTCCGCGGCATTTTAGCAACCATACACACGTTCCCAACGCAGCCCATTGCAAGCAAAGACCTTTGGAAAGCGCTACGCGGCATGTATGGCACTGAACCCTTCATACGCTTAGTCAAATACATCAAAGGACCATACCAGTTGCCTGACCCTAAAATCACTACGGGCACAAACTTTTGCGATGTCGGCTTTGAAATTGATGAGCACGCTAATCGTCTCATAATGTTCTCAGCCGTTGACAACATGGTTAAAGGCGCAGCGGGGCAGGGCGTACAGTGTCTTAACTTAATGATGGGAATTGATGAAACCACGGGCCTTAAAAGCACAGGATTCCACCCAATATAG
- a CDS encoding lysine biosynthesis protein LysW, whose amino-acid sequence MANKMIKQANTSLKAKCPDCDADLDVPADTEKGEIVSCPGCGLELEVKQVKCGCVDLQELTIEGEDWGE is encoded by the coding sequence GTGGCGAATAAAATGATAAAACAAGCAAACACAAGCCTCAAAGCAAAATGTCCTGACTGCGACGCTGACCTAGACGTGCCAGCCGACACTGAGAAAGGAGAAATCGTAAGTTGCCCCGGATGCGGACTCGAACTTGAAGTCAAACAGGTAAAATGCGGCTGCGTTGACCTTCAAGAGCTAACCATTGAAGGCGAAGACTGGGGCGAATAA
- a CDS encoding Lrp/AsnC family transcriptional regulator, translated as MDEVDKKIIKILKDDGRAGFGEIGSKVGLSEGAIRKRIKTLNDEGIIRKFTVKIGVTEGAEAIILLATNPVYPTHEVSKLIQAVPNVETIYEVTGEYDIVAVIGGMNVAEVNECIERIRRVEGIMKTNTMIILRSW; from the coding sequence ATGGATGAAGTGGATAAAAAAATAATAAAAATCCTCAAAGACGATGGAAGAGCAGGGTTTGGAGAAATAGGCAGCAAAGTTGGCTTATCTGAAGGAGCCATCAGAAAAAGAATCAAAACCCTAAACGATGAAGGAATTATCCGAAAATTCACTGTGAAAATTGGAGTAACCGAAGGCGCAGAAGCCATAATCCTGCTTGCAACAAACCCAGTTTATCCAACTCATGAAGTTTCAAAGCTTATTCAAGCTGTTCCTAATGTAGAAACAATTTACGAGGTCACTGGAGAGTATGATATTGTAGCAGTAATTGGAGGCATGAACGTTGCAGAAGTTAATGAATGTATCGAGAGAATCCGTCGCGTGGAGGGAATCATGAAAACCAACACTATGATAATACTACGCAGTTGGTAG
- a CDS encoding 50S ribosomal protein L40e produces the protein MPILDPIKKTLAQKHRLYMKICRDCGARNAASALKCRKCKGKNLRWKKREIVK, from the coding sequence ATGCCGATATTAGACCCAATAAAGAAAACGTTAGCTCAAAAGCACAGGTTGTACATGAAAATCTGCAGAGACTGCGGTGCACGTAATGCGGCATCTGCTCTAAAATGTCGAAAATGTAAAGGCAAAAATCTCCGTTGGAAGAAACGTGAGATAGTAAAGTAA
- a CDS encoding Lrp/AsnC family transcriptional regulator codes for MEPLTKRSIQLLKTLYEKGKSTSTYTLKVKQDELSDQLGVSRQALNVHLRKLKNSGYIRTGRGFIDVTDKGLAALSISTTPAFIFLKISPIKRIQVYEQIRALNVSRAFRVAGEVDALIMVERENLDEILKKLYAIDGIEDTRSYVTIEVIK; via the coding sequence TTGGAGCCATTAACTAAACGTTCAATCCAACTCTTAAAAACCCTCTACGAAAAAGGCAAATCCACAAGCACCTACACACTTAAAGTCAAACAAGATGAACTCTCCGACCAGCTAGGTGTCAGCCGTCAAGCCCTCAATGTGCACCTGCGCAAACTCAAAAACAGCGGCTACATTCGAACAGGCAGAGGATTCATTGATGTAACCGACAAAGGCTTGGCTGCCCTGAGCATATCAACTACGCCTGCATTTATTTTCCTCAAGATTTCTCCAATAAAACGCATACAGGTTTATGAGCAAATACGTGCCTTGAATGTTTCTAGAGCTTTTCGTGTTGCTGGGGAAGTTGACGCATTGATTATGGTTGAGCGTGAGAATCTTGATGAAATCCTTAAAAAACTCTACGCAATAGACGGCATTGAAGACACCCGCTCATACGTCACAATTGAAGTCATTAAATAG
- a CDS encoding DUF996 domain-containing protein: MVFRNQINGGKNKMGTSFQYSKNLACEGAILMTLTIIPYVGWVLGIIGVFLLLRGLKELSGYYQDTDIYKNSLTGLKYYIVAIIAAAVAIPAMMIGLASVSLIPDFPGFGAVGFAAGIAITLAAIVIAFIFYILAASNLKKALNTLAQKSGEHSFETAATFLWIGAILTIVFGLGLLLMLVAWIFVVVGFFSMKPPAGTYQPNGYTAQQAQATTTQTARYCPHCGAPVASDATYCAHCGKQLST; the protein is encoded by the coding sequence ATGGTTTTCAGAAATCAAATTAATGGAGGAAAAAACAAGATGGGAACAAGTTTCCAATACAGCAAAAATCTCGCCTGTGAAGGCGCAATACTAATGACCCTCACCATAATTCCTTACGTTGGCTGGGTTTTAGGTATCATCGGTGTATTTCTGCTGCTTAGAGGTCTTAAGGAGCTCTCAGGCTACTATCAAGACACTGACATATACAAGAACTCACTCACAGGTCTCAAATACTACATAGTTGCAATAATTGCGGCTGCCGTAGCAATACCAGCAATGATGATTGGTCTGGCATCAGTATCGCTTATCCCAGACTTTCCAGGATTTGGAGCAGTTGGATTTGCCGCCGGAATCGCAATCACTCTTGCAGCTATAGTTATCGCTTTCATATTCTACATACTCGCTGCTTCAAACCTAAAAAAAGCTCTCAACACACTGGCGCAAAAATCAGGTGAGCATTCATTTGAAACCGCAGCAACCTTCCTGTGGATAGGTGCTATCCTAACGATAGTGTTTGGGCTTGGTTTGCTCTTAATGCTGGTTGCTTGGATATTTGTGGTAGTTGGGTTCTTCTCAATGAAGCCCCCAGCAGGTACCTACCAGCCAAACGGGTACACAGCACAACAAGCACAAGCAACAACCACTCAGACTGCACGATACTGCCCTCACTGCGGCGCTCCTGTAGCCTCAGATGCCACCTACTGCGCACACTGCGGAAAACAGCTATCCACTTAA